A single genomic interval of Rosistilla ulvae harbors:
- a CDS encoding type II secretion system F family protein encodes MAEFAYTARSMDGQRVTGTLTAASEREVSAQLAGKNLFPVDVKEVKEQSAMQLLGGNGRVNGQTMAIFYAQLGSLLRSGVPMIRSLTLLSEQASNNTLKEVLQDIKTRVEDGEPLGEALARYPRVFSSMGINMVRAGMEGGFLEDALDRVGEFTELQEDLKGRTASALAYPIFLSVVGTVVVTILLVFFVPKFGELFARLEAKGQLPLATTTLLAFSELLQSYGLFLLAGLIAGGFFLKMQLATEAGQMWADRVKIKLPIVGGILLSLAVARFCRVLGTLLTNGVPILRSLEISRAAAGNRVLGIAVADAAESVQSGETLSSPLASSGHFPATVTEMIRVAEESNTLDNVLIQIADGLEKRTFRRLDLFVRLLEPVMLLVLAGVVLFVVMALLLPVIKSSSAL; translated from the coding sequence ATGGCTGAATTTGCTTACACCGCGCGGTCGATGGATGGCCAACGCGTGACCGGAACCTTGACCGCGGCTTCGGAGCGTGAAGTCTCCGCTCAATTGGCCGGCAAGAATCTGTTCCCCGTCGACGTCAAAGAGGTCAAGGAACAGTCGGCGATGCAGTTGCTGGGAGGCAACGGCCGCGTCAACGGTCAAACGATGGCCATCTTCTACGCGCAACTGGGTTCGTTGTTGCGCAGCGGCGTACCGATGATCCGGTCGTTGACGTTGTTATCCGAACAAGCATCGAACAACACGCTCAAAGAAGTCCTCCAAGATATCAAGACCCGCGTCGAGGATGGCGAACCGTTGGGCGAAGCTTTGGCGCGTTACCCGCGCGTCTTCAGTTCGATGGGGATCAACATGGTCCGCGCCGGAATGGAAGGCGGCTTCTTGGAAGATGCCTTGGACCGCGTCGGCGAATTCACCGAACTGCAGGAAGACCTCAAAGGACGCACCGCCAGCGCGTTGGCTTATCCGATCTTCCTGTCGGTCGTCGGCACCGTGGTCGTCACGATCCTGTTGGTCTTCTTTGTCCCCAAGTTTGGCGAACTGTTCGCTCGCTTGGAAGCCAAAGGCCAGCTGCCGTTGGCGACGACGACGCTGTTGGCGTTCAGCGAACTGTTGCAATCGTACGGTCTGTTTCTGTTAGCCGGCCTGATCGCTGGAGGCTTCTTTTTGAAGATGCAACTGGCGACCGAAGCGGGCCAAATGTGGGCCGACCGAGTGAAGATCAAACTGCCGATCGTCGGCGGTATCCTCTTGAGTCTCGCCGTCGCAAGGTTCTGCCGGGTCTTGGGAACGCTGTTGACCAACGGCGTGCCGATCTTGCGTTCGCTGGAGATCAGCCGCGCCGCCGCGGGCAATCGCGTGCTTGGAATCGCCGTGGCCGACGCAGCCGAAAGTGTTCAATCGGGCGAAACGCTCTCCTCGCCGCTGGCCTCCAGCGGTCACTTTCCCGCCACGGTGACGGAGATGATCCGCGTCGCCGAGGAATCCAACACGCTGGACAACGTATTGATCCAAATCGCTGACGGCTTGGAAAAACGGACGTTCCGCCGCTTAGACCTGTTTGTCCGGCTGCTCGAACCGGTGATGTTGCTGGTCCTCGCCGGCGTGGTCCTGTTTGTCGTGATGGCGTTGTTATTGCCAGTGATCAAAAGTAGCAGTGCCCTGTAA
- a CDS encoding secretin N-terminal domain-containing protein, giving the protein MKASYMPRFVPRHLRAASILLLLATPAVGQEPTDDAAPAATSAADQAEAGQAAAEQPAAQQPAAIPLAAEKPAAAAAEPQQDKALRAAVAQAAGAPVAEKSADVQLRFNFSGQPWGDVLQWLSEEADLQLQLDQPPPGTLSFIDPTRSYSPNEAIDLINRMLLDKGYALVRRGRLLIVVDLESELAPKLIRELAESVTADQLDQRSGSDIVRCILPLGGVSPTTAQEELSQLIGPWGSVIVLESSRQAIVVETVDKLKAIREALRQANGPGGIAGDVVAIALNHRTPDEVLAVARQLMGLGDENSAEGIQIATDLFGANLFAAGEPSKLSQFRAIVELVDKPMSIDGQEAVEPPAPPSLQRYPLSTVATDTAFNVLSTLLAGLPEVRMSVEPNTGSIILWARPDEQKLVKDTIEMLEGKGTGFEVIQLNRLDPQSAVLTINKFFAGGGDGAGKGPTVDGDPVSSKLWVKGTPDQIQTVRELIQQMEGSTEAGLLDDRVRLLPFSGRSAENTLEQLELIWQATGRKNKIRFSTPSKSEKAAVPERRIERHDTPGQDSEDSDSRDFDESVDRDGPLTSHNTRRTIFTQITRAGESDANESEKSDDSAGAEIVISLTPGGMIIASDDVQALDQFEELFRALADQSAGASDTPTVFWLKYSKAEEASALLNNILSGTGGSGGGGGGGLTDMAGSMLGELGGGMLGGLLGLGGGGGGGDESGPIFTTSGTVSIVADPRLNALIVQANGSDLQLVEDLLSVIDREQSPEAVQTTGKTYLIPVQYQDVNDIVNVCKSVFSDQMEQAAGGGGAKQPSPQDIVNALRSAGGGRGGRGGGGGGGGQEPTEMKMSLAVDAKNNIVILKGTPQHYQQVSELISSLDIRGPNSEERVEVVSIGGGVNPKIVQEALTKVLGAQATTGSTTSGTSSTTSSSSNGSSSSSSASDEAATAARRAAIFEQLRSRGAFGGGATGGRGDRGGRGGGTGGGGGGRGGRGGR; this is encoded by the coding sequence ATGAAAGCTTCGTATATGCCTCGATTTGTCCCCCGGCACCTCCGCGCCGCCTCGATTCTGCTGCTACTAGCCACTCCTGCGGTGGGACAAGAGCCAACCGACGACGCTGCCCCTGCTGCGACTTCCGCTGCCGATCAAGCGGAAGCGGGGCAAGCTGCTGCCGAACAACCGGCCGCTCAACAACCGGCCGCCATACCGCTGGCTGCTGAAAAACCAGCGGCTGCCGCAGCCGAACCTCAGCAGGACAAGGCGTTGCGAGCGGCTGTCGCTCAAGCGGCTGGGGCTCCCGTGGCGGAAAAGTCGGCTGACGTCCAATTGCGATTCAATTTTTCGGGCCAACCTTGGGGCGATGTGCTGCAGTGGCTCTCTGAAGAGGCCGATCTGCAGCTGCAGCTCGACCAACCGCCCCCCGGAACGCTCAGCTTTATCGATCCGACGCGGTCGTATTCTCCCAACGAAGCGATCGATCTAATCAACCGGATGCTGTTGGACAAAGGCTACGCCCTGGTCCGCCGCGGGCGGCTGTTGATCGTCGTCGATCTGGAATCCGAACTTGCTCCGAAGCTGATCCGCGAACTGGCCGAATCGGTCACCGCGGACCAATTGGACCAGCGCAGCGGATCGGACATCGTCCGCTGCATCCTGCCGTTGGGAGGCGTTTCGCCGACGACGGCCCAAGAGGAATTGAGCCAATTGATCGGTCCCTGGGGTTCGGTGATCGTGCTCGAATCGTCGCGTCAGGCGATCGTCGTCGAGACCGTCGATAAATTGAAAGCGATCCGCGAAGCGTTGCGACAAGCCAACGGCCCCGGCGGAATCGCCGGCGACGTCGTCGCGATCGCGTTGAACCATCGTACGCCCGACGAAGTCCTCGCTGTCGCGCGGCAATTGATGGGACTGGGCGACGAGAACTCGGCCGAAGGGATTCAGATCGCGACCGATCTGTTTGGCGCAAATCTATTCGCCGCGGGCGAACCGTCGAAGCTATCACAGTTCCGCGCGATCGTCGAACTTGTCGACAAACCGATGTCGATCGACGGGCAAGAAGCTGTCGAGCCACCGGCGCCGCCAAGCCTGCAACGCTACCCGCTGAGCACCGTTGCAACCGACACGGCGTTTAACGTCTTGTCGACACTGTTGGCTGGCTTGCCCGAGGTGCGGATGAGTGTCGAACCGAACACCGGATCGATCATCCTGTGGGCTCGCCCCGACGAACAGAAACTGGTCAAAGACACGATCGAGATGCTCGAGGGCAAAGGGACCGGTTTCGAAGTCATTCAACTCAACCGCCTCGATCCGCAGTCGGCGGTCCTGACGATCAACAAGTTCTTCGCCGGCGGTGGCGATGGTGCCGGCAAGGGGCCAACCGTCGACGGCGACCCGGTCTCCAGCAAGCTGTGGGTCAAAGGAACGCCCGACCAGATCCAAACGGTTCGCGAGCTGATCCAACAGATGGAAGGAAGCACCGAGGCGGGACTGTTGGACGATCGCGTCCGCTTGTTGCCATTCTCCGGTCGATCGGCTGAAAATACGCTCGAGCAGTTGGAGCTGATCTGGCAAGCGACCGGCCGTAAAAACAAGATCCGATTTTCGACCCCTTCGAAGTCGGAGAAGGCTGCGGTTCCCGAGCGACGGATCGAACGTCACGACACCCCCGGCCAAGATTCTGAAGATTCCGATTCGCGAGACTTCGATGAATCCGTCGATCGCGACGGACCGCTGACCAGCCACAACACGCGGCGAACGATCTTCACGCAAATTACGCGGGCCGGCGAAAGCGATGCAAACGAAAGTGAAAAGTCCGACGATTCCGCCGGCGCCGAGATCGTGATCTCACTGACGCCCGGCGGGATGATCATCGCATCGGACGATGTTCAGGCGTTGGACCAATTTGAAGAGCTGTTTCGGGCGTTGGCTGACCAATCGGCCGGGGCTAGCGACACGCCGACAGTTTTCTGGCTGAAGTATTCCAAAGCCGAAGAGGCATCGGCGCTGCTGAACAACATTCTCAGCGGGACCGGCGGCAGCGGCGGTGGCGGTGGCGGCGGCCTGACCGACATGGCAGGCAGCATGTTGGGTGAACTCGGCGGCGGAATGTTGGGCGGCTTGCTGGGACTTGGCGGTGGCGGAGGAGGAGGCGATGAATCGGGCCCGATCTTCACCACTTCCGGCACGGTCAGCATCGTCGCCGACCCGCGACTGAACGCTTTGATCGTGCAAGCCAATGGATCCGACCTGCAATTGGTCGAGGATCTGTTGAGCGTCATCGATCGCGAACAGAGTCCCGAGGCGGTGCAGACCACCGGCAAGACCTATTTAATTCCCGTGCAATATCAAGACGTCAACGATATCGTCAACGTCTGCAAAAGCGTCTTCAGCGACCAGATGGAACAAGCCGCCGGTGGCGGTGGTGCCAAGCAGCCCTCGCCGCAAGACATCGTCAACGCCTTGCGATCCGCTGGCGGTGGACGTGGCGGTCGCGGCGGAGGTGGTGGCGGCGGAGGACAGGAACCGACGGAGATGAAAATGAGTCTCGCCGTTGATGCGAAGAACAACATCGTTATCTTGAAAGGTACGCCTCAACATTACCAACAGGTCAGCGAACTGATCTCCAGTCTCGACATCCGCGGCCCCAACAGCGAAGAGCGAGTGGAAGTCGTGTCGATTGGTGGCGGCGTGAATCCCAAGATCGTCCAAGAAGCGTTGACCAAGGTTTTGGGGGCTCAAGCGACAACAGGCAGCACGACATCGGGAACTTCGTCAACGACCAGCAGTTCGTCCAACGGAAGTTCATCCTCCAGCAGCGCCAGCGACGAAGCGGCCACGGCGGCGCGGCGAGCTGCGATTTTTGAACAACTACGCAGCCGCGGTGCCTTCGGTGGCGGAGCGACCGGTGGACGGGGTGACAGAGGCGGACGTGGTGGAGGAACAGGAGGCGGCGGTGGCGGACGCGGTGGTCGCGGCGGCCGATAG
- a CDS encoding Lpg1974 family pore-forming outer membrane protein, whose amino-acid sequence MKVWASICLGLVSVSFCNADSGQPFEAGILGVEDGGLWQQHLQRVEQLDQKVESLSQRLAAEEAESSVRYQPKRPRVPSSSLSRTGWNASVDYLNWTVRRRGLDYAITTDDSTRAVGAGDVHNVSFGSDSGIRAGLHYTTAVGWEIGFRYTHFGIDAASSAAAPGGGNMWATRSHPNENEEARTASAFANLDYDVFDLELSRWFLINRVAAIQFLGGLRWASIDQDLRIDYDGDDFTNAQVFNRGSVDGFGVRLGALAQWRLSYGVSLFARGAGTIAYGKFENHLLETNLNGADTIVDVTDRYEQALPAIEAAAGISWRCDHIELACGYELTNWFDVSDRSMFVDSAHEGAYSPNSMNLLLDGVFARFAFLY is encoded by the coding sequence ATGAAGGTTTGGGCAAGCATTTGTCTAGGGTTGGTTTCTGTTAGCTTCTGCAACGCCGATTCAGGGCAGCCGTTCGAGGCAGGCATTCTTGGTGTCGAAGACGGCGGACTTTGGCAGCAGCATCTGCAGCGCGTGGAACAACTTGATCAGAAGGTCGAAAGCCTGAGCCAGCGACTGGCGGCGGAGGAAGCGGAAAGTTCGGTTCGCTACCAACCAAAACGCCCTCGTGTCCCAAGCAGTTCGTTGTCGCGGACCGGTTGGAATGCGAGCGTTGATTACTTGAACTGGACCGTTCGGCGCCGCGGACTCGATTACGCGATAACAACCGACGATAGCACGCGAGCTGTAGGTGCTGGCGACGTCCACAATGTCTCGTTTGGAAGCGATTCGGGGATTCGTGCGGGGCTGCACTACACGACCGCAGTTGGATGGGAGATCGGATTTCGATACACCCACTTCGGCATCGATGCCGCAAGTTCCGCGGCAGCGCCGGGAGGCGGGAATATGTGGGCGACTCGCAGTCATCCCAACGAGAATGAAGAGGCGCGCACCGCCAGCGCATTTGCTAATCTCGATTACGATGTCTTCGACCTTGAACTGAGTCGCTGGTTTTTGATAAATCGCGTGGCGGCAATTCAGTTTTTGGGTGGCTTGCGATGGGCGTCGATCGATCAAGATTTGCGAATAGATTACGATGGCGACGATTTCACCAATGCACAAGTGTTCAACAGAGGAAGCGTTGACGGTTTTGGAGTTCGATTGGGTGCGTTGGCGCAGTGGCGTCTATCGTATGGTGTGAGTTTGTTCGCTCGCGGTGCTGGAACGATTGCTTACGGGAAGTTTGAAAATCATCTCCTGGAAACAAATCTGAATGGTGCCGACACGATTGTCGACGTAACGGATCGGTATGAACAAGCCTTACCTGCAATCGAAGCGGCCGCGGGAATCTCTTGGCGTTGTGATCACATCGAACTAGCGTGCGGATATGAACTAACAAATTGGTTCGACGTGTCCGACCGATCGATGTTCGTTGACAGCGCTCACGAAGGCGCATATTCTCCCAATTCGATGAATCTGCTGCTGGACGGCGTGTTTGCCAGATTTGCATTCCTTTACTAG
- the thrS gene encoding threonine--tRNA ligase produces MANICVKLPDGTVQEHPENTTALDVAKGISDGLARAVVAAEINGKVVDAFRPLSELSDEAEIPLTLLTNRDRTALDVLRHSCAHIMARAVMRLYKGVSLAFGPTTSGGFYYDFDLEHKISEDDFAAIEKEMKAIIKQGEPFERFMLTRDEAVDLCRDLNQDLKVEHIETGLSAEESVSFYRQGEFVDLCRGPHIPNAGKIKAIKLLSVAGAYWKGDSSGRQLQRLYGTAFFDKKELAAYLEQLEEARRRDHRVLGKKHGLFALNPEVGSGLCLWLPKGARVRVTLEDFLRKELLGRGYDPVYSPHLGRVELYETSGHFPYYRDSQFPPLYASEAGSLLDAMTQRLESGSISKDDEDKLIAAAEVLGVNFDGYKPSASADDKKSWIHGWQTANERYLVKPMNCPHHAHIFKAQQRSYRQLPLRLFEFGTVYRHEQTGELNGMLRVRGLTQDDAHIFCTGDQVEEEFRATIELTKFVLESVGLDDYQVQLSLRDPNSDKYVGSQENWDRAESALRGVLQDSGLSYGEQPGEAAFYGPKADFMVRDCIGRSWQLGTVQLDYNLPERFKLEYVGADNAAHRPVMIHRAPFGSLERFVGMLIEHFAGAFPLWLAPEQVRILPLSEKSTEYAIAVAKQMEEAGLKTTVDLKNSKVQAKIRDAQLELVPYMAVVGPQEAEAGHVALRDRIDGDLGAMPIAEAIARLQQEVRERKVRQVVKSNFTQIEDDGAERFEG; encoded by the coding sequence GTGGCGAATATTTGTGTCAAACTGCCCGATGGAACTGTTCAAGAACACCCCGAAAACACTACGGCATTGGATGTCGCCAAGGGGATCAGCGACGGGCTGGCTCGCGCCGTCGTCGCCGCCGAAATCAACGGCAAAGTCGTCGATGCCTTTCGCCCGTTGAGCGAATTGTCCGACGAAGCGGAGATCCCGCTGACGCTGCTGACCAATCGCGATCGCACCGCCCTGGATGTTCTTCGCCACTCCTGTGCCCACATCATGGCCCGCGCTGTGATGCGTCTGTACAAAGGTGTTTCGCTCGCCTTCGGCCCGACCACCTCGGGCGGCTTCTATTACGACTTCGATCTCGAACATAAGATCAGCGAAGATGATTTCGCGGCGATCGAGAAGGAGATGAAGGCGATCATCAAACAGGGCGAACCGTTCGAACGCTTCATGCTGACCCGCGATGAAGCTGTCGATCTGTGCCGCGACCTTAACCAAGACCTTAAAGTCGAACATATCGAGACCGGCCTGAGCGCCGAGGAATCGGTCAGCTTCTACCGCCAAGGCGAATTTGTCGACCTCTGCCGCGGCCCCCACATCCCCAACGCCGGCAAGATCAAAGCGATCAAGCTGCTGAGCGTCGCGGGAGCCTATTGGAAAGGCGATTCTTCCGGGCGGCAGCTGCAACGTCTGTACGGCACCGCGTTCTTCGACAAGAAGGAATTGGCGGCTTACCTGGAGCAATTGGAAGAAGCTCGCCGCCGCGACCATCGCGTGCTTGGCAAAAAACATGGCCTGTTTGCCCTCAACCCGGAAGTTGGTTCGGGACTCTGCCTGTGGTTGCCCAAGGGGGCTCGCGTCCGCGTGACGCTGGAGGACTTCCTGCGAAAGGAATTGTTAGGACGCGGATACGATCCTGTCTACAGCCCACACTTGGGACGCGTCGAACTGTACGAAACCAGCGGTCACTTCCCTTACTACCGTGATTCGCAGTTCCCGCCGCTGTATGCTTCCGAAGCGGGCAGTTTGCTGGACGCGATGACCCAGCGTCTGGAATCGGGATCGATCTCCAAAGACGATGAAGACAAGCTGATCGCCGCTGCGGAGGTCTTGGGTGTCAACTTCGACGGCTACAAACCCTCGGCATCGGCAGACGATAAGAAGAGTTGGATTCACGGTTGGCAGACCGCAAACGAGCGGTATTTGGTCAAGCCGATGAATTGCCCGCACCACGCCCACATCTTCAAAGCTCAACAGCGCAGCTACCGCCAACTGCCGTTGCGATTGTTCGAATTTGGAACCGTCTACCGTCACGAACAAACCGGCGAACTCAACGGCATGTTGCGCGTCCGCGGGTTGACCCAAGACGATGCGCACATCTTCTGCACCGGCGACCAGGTCGAAGAAGAGTTCCGCGCGACGATCGAACTGACCAAGTTTGTCCTCGAGAGCGTTGGCCTGGATGATTACCAAGTCCAGTTGTCGCTGCGTGATCCAAACAGCGACAAATACGTCGGCTCGCAAGAGAACTGGGACCGCGCCGAATCGGCACTCCGCGGAGTGCTTCAAGATTCGGGGCTTTCGTATGGCGAACAGCCAGGCGAAGCAGCCTTCTACGGTCCCAAAGCCGACTTTATGGTCCGCGACTGCATCGGGCGTTCGTGGCAATTGGGAACGGTTCAACTCGACTACAACCTCCCCGAACGATTCAAGCTGGAATACGTCGGTGCCGACAACGCGGCTCACCGCCCTGTGATGATCCACCGGGCGCCATTCGGTTCGCTGGAACGTTTTGTTGGGATGTTGATCGAACATTTCGCCGGCGCCTTCCCATTGTGGCTGGCTCCCGAACAGGTCCGCATCTTACCGCTCAGCGAGAAGTCGACCGAATACGCGATCGCGGTAGCCAAGCAGATGGAAGAAGCCGGTTTGAAGACGACTGTCGATCTGAAGAACAGCAAGGTCCAAGCAAAGATCCGCGACGCCCAACTGGAACTGGTTCCTTACATGGCCGTCGTTGGGCCGCAGGAAGCCGAAGCCGGACACGTCGCCCTCCGCGATCGCATCGATGGCGATCTGGGGGCGATGCCCATTGCCGAAGCGATCGCGCGACTGCAACAAGAGGTCCGCGAGCGGAAGGTGCGACAAGTCGTCAAAAGCAACTTCACGCAAATCGAAGACGACGGAGCCGAACGCTTCGAAGGCTAG
- a CDS encoding GspE/PulE family protein, which translates to MIMEAGEILVRRGLLDEDQLRHSRASDAPNVISSAVQLGYVDERAALQALAEEVGLDFVDLREVDVDLDALEGFSQKLIHRQTLFPLGQRDGSLIVATSDPLDLYPLDEVSASTGKSVIPVVAEHNEILRLIKKHLGVGSETVDGLLAAKEDADGVELLEDIETDGSELSEQAQEASVVRLVNEILVEAIESRASDVHIESQSSGIKIRYRIDGILHPQPVPPEINRFQAAIISRLKIMARLNIAEKRLPQDGRIKLRVQRREIDVRLSVIPMIHGEGLVMRILDKGSMVFDLQGLGMSAHTYEQFRKLIRLPHGIILVTGPTGSGKTTTLYSSLLEINSPDNKIITTEDPVEYQLDGINQIQVHPKIGLTFAASLRSILRHDPDVVLVGEIRDFETAENAIQASLTGHLVFSTLHTNDAAGAYTRMVDMGVEPFLVASTVEAVMAQRLLRRLCPHCKEPFDPEKDDMPADFPWDKLDDKALYRPVGCRECRNVGYMGRMGIYELMVTTEQVRQLAHDRVSSWEIKRAALADGMHSLRHDAWEKTIAGNTSVDEVLRVTKSDQIK; encoded by the coding sequence ATGATTATGGAAGCTGGCGAGATCTTGGTTCGACGCGGACTGCTGGACGAGGATCAACTGCGTCACAGCCGCGCGAGCGATGCGCCCAACGTGATCTCGTCCGCCGTCCAACTGGGATACGTCGACGAACGGGCCGCTTTGCAAGCTTTGGCCGAAGAGGTCGGGCTCGACTTTGTCGACCTCCGCGAAGTCGATGTCGATCTCGACGCCCTGGAAGGCTTCTCGCAAAAACTGATCCACCGCCAAACCTTGTTCCCGCTGGGACAGCGTGACGGATCGCTGATCGTTGCCACGTCGGACCCCTTGGATCTCTACCCGCTGGACGAAGTCAGCGCGTCGACGGGCAAGAGCGTGATCCCGGTCGTTGCCGAACACAACGAGATCCTTCGGCTGATCAAGAAACACTTGGGCGTCGGCAGCGAAACAGTCGATGGTCTGCTGGCCGCCAAAGAGGATGCCGACGGAGTCGAACTGCTCGAGGATATCGAGACCGACGGAAGCGAACTTTCCGAACAAGCCCAAGAGGCGTCGGTTGTGCGGCTTGTTAACGAGATCCTCGTCGAAGCGATCGAATCGCGGGCGAGCGACGTGCACATCGAATCGCAATCCTCGGGGATCAAAATTCGCTACCGGATCGACGGCATCCTGCATCCGCAACCGGTTCCGCCCGAGATAAATCGCTTCCAAGCGGCGATCATCAGCCGCTTGAAGATCATGGCGAGATTGAACATCGCCGAAAAGCGGCTCCCTCAAGACGGTCGCATCAAGCTGCGGGTCCAACGCCGCGAGATCGATGTCCGTTTGAGTGTGATCCCGATGATCCACGGCGAGGGCTTGGTGATGCGTATCCTCGACAAGGGATCGATGGTCTTCGATCTCCAGGGTCTGGGGATGAGCGCTCACACCTACGAACAGTTCCGCAAACTGATCCGTCTGCCGCACGGCATCATCCTCGTAACCGGACCGACGGGTAGTGGTAAAACGACGACGCTCTACAGCAGTCTGCTGGAGATCAACAGCCCCGACAACAAGATCATCACGACCGAAGATCCCGTCGAGTATCAGTTGGATGGAATCAACCAGATCCAGGTCCATCCCAAGATCGGACTGACGTTTGCCGCATCGTTGCGTTCGATCCTCCGGCACGACCCCGACGTCGTGCTGGTCGGCGAAATTCGCGACTTTGAAACGGCGGAAAACGCGATCCAAGCATCGCTGACCGGCCACTTGGTCTTCAGCACTCTGCACACCAACGACGCCGCGGGAGCTTATACGCGTATGGTCGACATGGGAGTCGAACCGTTCCTGGTCGCTAGTACCGTCGAAGCCGTGATGGCCCAGCGGCTGTTGCGACGGCTGTGCCCGCACTGCAAGGAACCGTTCGATCCCGAAAAAGACGACATGCCGGCCGATTTCCCTTGGGATAAATTGGACGACAAAGCGCTCTATCGCCCCGTCGGCTGCCGCGAATGCCGCAACGTCGGTTACATGGGGCGGATGGGTATCTACGAATTGATGGTCACGACCGAACAGGTGCGTCAGTTGGCGCACGACCGGGTCAGTTCGTGGGAGATCAAACGGGCGGCGTTGGCCGACGGCATGCATTCGCTGCGTCACGACGCCTGGGAGAAGACGATCGCTGGCAATACGAGCGTCGATGAAGTGCTTCGAGTGACCAAAAGCGATCAAATTAAGTAA
- a CDS encoding MBOAT family O-acyltransferase, whose amino-acid sequence MLFNSFAFLIFLPCFLAIYWTLRGRGRIAFCLAGSYLFYGWWDARFLGLLILSSVVDFTVGLALGKTDSPSRRRLLLSLSIVSNLGILATFKYFNFFADSLQQLVAPLNWSLDWPTLNLILPAGISFYTFQTLSYSIDVYRKQIPPQRDFLRFATFVGFFPQLVAGPIVRAGEFFPQLETDRRFAWEDFESGFGRVLQGFFKKIVIADSIGTVVDPMFRDPEGFSSLNTAMIVVLYAFQVYCDFSGYSDIAIGTARMLGIRLPENFRTPYLATSPADFWHRWHITLSTWLRDYVYIPLGGSRRGAWKTYRNLAITMLLGGLWHGASWNFVIWGAIHAALLIAHRIWISFLGPPSTRIADCETFSAAWLQRLGIDAAKSAMMFTALCITWVFFRSGSFDQAVQILAQIASLDGLSPSTLQNRIPLLKACGLVSILAGFEIASQFIRWAQLFLRIPAARAVYYACLLWSLALWGTFDGKQFIYFQF is encoded by the coding sequence GTGTTATTTAACAGTTTCGCCTTCCTGATCTTCTTACCTTGCTTCTTAGCGATCTATTGGACGCTTCGTGGCCGGGGGCGGATCGCGTTCTGCCTTGCCGGCAGCTACCTGTTTTACGGATGGTGGGACGCCCGGTTTCTCGGCTTGCTGATCCTCTCGTCGGTCGTCGACTTTACCGTTGGCCTCGCGCTCGGGAAAACCGATTCGCCATCGCGGCGGCGGCTGCTGTTGAGCCTCAGCATCGTCAGCAATCTCGGCATCCTCGCAACATTCAAATACTTCAACTTCTTCGCCGACAGTCTGCAACAGCTGGTCGCGCCACTGAACTGGTCGCTCGACTGGCCGACGTTAAACCTGATCCTGCCGGCGGGAATCTCGTTCTACACGTTTCAAACGCTCAGCTATTCGATCGACGTCTATCGCAAGCAAATCCCGCCGCAACGAGACTTCCTGCGTTTTGCAACCTTTGTCGGCTTCTTCCCTCAGTTGGTCGCCGGGCCGATCGTGAGAGCGGGCGAGTTTTTTCCGCAGCTGGAAACCGACCGGCGCTTCGCGTGGGAAGACTTCGAGAGTGGCTTCGGCCGCGTCCTCCAGGGCTTCTTCAAGAAGATCGTGATCGCCGATTCGATCGGCACCGTCGTCGACCCGATGTTCCGCGATCCCGAGGGCTTTTCCAGCCTCAATACCGCCATGATCGTGGTCCTCTACGCGTTCCAGGTCTATTGCGATTTCTCGGGTTATTCCGACATCGCGATCGGCACTGCAAGGATGTTGGGAATCCGGCTGCCCGAAAACTTCCGCACGCCCTACCTCGCCACATCGCCGGCCGATTTCTGGCATCGCTGGCACATCACGCTGTCGACCTGGCTTCGCGACTACGTTTACATCCCGCTGGGAGGCAGTCGCCGCGGAGCTTGGAAGACCTACCGCAACCTCGCGATCACGATGCTGTTGGGAGGATTGTGGCATGGAGCCAGTTGGAACTTCGTCATTTGGGGAGCGATCCACGCGGCGCTGCTGATCGCTCACCGGATCTGGATTTCGTTCCTGGGGCCGCCGTCGACGCGGATTGCCGATTGCGAAACCTTTTCGGCAGCCTGGCTGCAGCGACTAGGAATCGATGCCGCCAAGTCTGCGATGATGTTCACCGCGCTCTGCATCACCTGGGTCTTCTTCCGCAGCGGCAGCTTCGATCAAGCGGTGCAGATCCTCGCCCAAATCGCCTCGCTCGATGGGCTCAGTCCCTCGACGCTGCAAAACCGGATTCCGCTGCTGAAGGCCTGTGGTCTGGTCAGCATCTTGGCCGGTTTTGAAATCGCGTCGCAGTTCATCCGCTGGGCGCAACTGTTTCTCCGCATCCCCGCCGCCCGCGCCGTGTATTATGCATGCTTATTGTGGTCGCTCGCGCTGTGGGGCACCTTTGACGGCAAGCAGTTCATTTACTTTCAGTTCTAA